The following are encoded together in the Microterricola viridarii genome:
- a CDS encoding PadR family transcriptional regulator: protein MGGSFPAGGFGGGNPGDGIWQVMEQLRSTFEKRAGSRVGRGDVRAAVLALLAEQPMHGYQIIREVEDRSGGSWKPSAGSVYPTLQLLSDEGLIAAEEANGRKIYALTEAGRAEADAAGASAPWGATGSTDAPGFGALPKAGVELAQAAAQVGRTGTPEQVQQAVTVLVEARRRLYSILAQD from the coding sequence ATGGGTGGATCATTCCCGGCCGGCGGATTCGGCGGCGGCAATCCCGGCGACGGTATCTGGCAGGTGATGGAGCAATTGCGCTCGACGTTCGAGAAGCGCGCCGGCTCACGTGTGGGGCGCGGAGACGTGCGGGCGGCGGTATTGGCGCTGCTCGCCGAGCAGCCCATGCACGGCTACCAGATCATCCGTGAGGTCGAGGATCGCAGCGGCGGCAGCTGGAAGCCCAGCGCCGGCTCTGTGTACCCGACGCTGCAGCTGCTCTCGGATGAGGGGCTCATCGCCGCGGAGGAGGCGAACGGCCGCAAGATCTACGCACTCACCGAGGCGGGGCGGGCCGAGGCCGACGCCGCTGGGGCATCTGCGCCGTGGGGCGCGACGGGGTCGACGGACGCCCCCGGGTTCGGCGCCCTGCCCAAGGCGGGTGTCGAACTCGCCCAGGCAGCAGCCCAAGTGGGCCGCACCGGCACTCCGGAGCAGGTGCAGCAGGCGGTCACCGTGCTCGTCGAGGCCCGCCGCCGGCTCTACTCGATCCTCGCGCAGGACTGA
- a CDS encoding ABC1 kinase family protein, with translation MASDRHGGGGPVPGAGDTRARYRRILRFAGWNLSVTWWYELLLPRIGLARIAERTRAKRMTRFAQRFHVLAVELGGLMIKVGQFMSSRLDVLPPEITSELEGLQDEVPPVAFPAIRALAEAELGVQLERAFTSIDEVPVAAASLGQAHRARLAELDAAETGLDRVVIKVQRPGIDQIVDVDLAALRKVGGWLSRVRLVSDRVDMPALVEEFAATSLEEIDYLHEATSAERFAADFAGDDRVAVPAVVWERTTRRVLTLEDVTAIKITDAEALRAAGIDPAEVAPVFAAVMFDQLFTNGFFHADPHPGNIFVTPALDGAGGRPWKLTFIDFGMMGEVSAGTRRGLRKLLVAAASRDGKGLVEAIRDVGVLVPSVETSELEHAMIQLFARFGGMGFAELREVDPREFRDFAVQFGDVVRSLPFQLPEHFLLIIRAMSLTSGVCSALDPDFNLWDSIEPYAAQLLRDERGNVVKDFAQQALDVAGVAWRLPKRVDGLITRIEDGSVAVQNPRLERRVARLERTARRVLSAILFGSLLITGAVLRADDVVLGTVLMIVSLLPLLHALFSGGRGR, from the coding sequence GTGGCGTCGGATCGGCACGGCGGGGGCGGACCAGTGCCCGGCGCCGGGGACACCCGTGCCCGCTACCGCCGCATCCTGCGTTTCGCCGGCTGGAACCTCTCGGTGACGTGGTGGTACGAGCTGCTGCTGCCGCGCATCGGGCTCGCCCGCATCGCCGAGCGCACGCGGGCGAAGCGGATGACGCGGTTTGCGCAACGCTTCCATGTGCTCGCGGTGGAACTCGGCGGCCTGATGATCAAGGTCGGCCAGTTCATGTCGTCACGGTTGGACGTGCTGCCGCCCGAGATCACGAGCGAGCTGGAGGGGTTGCAGGACGAGGTGCCCCCTGTGGCCTTCCCGGCGATCCGCGCGCTCGCCGAGGCGGAGCTGGGCGTGCAATTGGAGCGGGCATTCACGTCGATCGACGAGGTGCCGGTGGCGGCGGCATCCCTCGGCCAAGCCCACCGGGCCCGGCTCGCCGAGCTCGATGCCGCCGAGACGGGCCTCGACCGCGTCGTGATCAAGGTACAGCGGCCGGGGATCGACCAGATCGTCGACGTCGACCTGGCGGCGCTGCGCAAGGTGGGCGGCTGGCTCAGCCGGGTGCGGCTGGTGTCTGACCGGGTCGACATGCCCGCACTGGTCGAGGAATTCGCGGCGACGAGCCTCGAGGAGATCGACTACCTGCACGAGGCCACCAGCGCCGAGCGTTTCGCCGCGGACTTCGCGGGCGACGACCGGGTGGCTGTGCCCGCCGTGGTGTGGGAGCGCACGACCCGCCGCGTGCTGACTCTGGAAGACGTCACGGCGATCAAGATCACGGATGCCGAGGCGCTGCGCGCGGCCGGCATCGACCCGGCCGAGGTGGCCCCGGTGTTCGCGGCGGTCATGTTCGACCAGCTGTTCACCAACGGCTTCTTCCACGCCGACCCGCACCCGGGCAATATCTTCGTCACCCCGGCGCTCGACGGGGCCGGCGGGCGGCCGTGGAAGCTGACCTTCATCGACTTCGGCATGATGGGGGAGGTCTCGGCGGGAACGCGCCGCGGCCTGCGGAAGCTGCTCGTGGCGGCCGCCTCCCGCGACGGAAAGGGCCTGGTGGAGGCGATCCGCGACGTGGGGGTGCTGGTGCCGTCCGTCGAGACGTCCGAGCTGGAGCACGCCATGATCCAGCTCTTCGCCCGGTTCGGCGGCATGGGCTTCGCCGAGCTGCGCGAGGTGGACCCGCGGGAGTTCCGCGACTTCGCCGTGCAGTTCGGGGATGTGGTGCGCTCGCTGCCGTTCCAACTGCCGGAACACTTCCTGCTCATCATCCGGGCGATGTCGCTGACCTCCGGGGTCTGCAGCGCCCTGGACCCCGACTTCAACCTGTGGGACTCGATCGAGCCCTACGCGGCTCAGCTGTTACGGGACGAGCGCGGCAACGTGGTGAAGGACTTCGCGCAGCAGGCGCTCGACGTCGCGGGTGTGGCCTGGCGCCTGCCGAAACGCGTGGACGGGCTCATCACCCGGATCGAGGACGGCTCGGTCGCCGTGCAGAACCCGCGCCTTGAACGGCGGGTGGCCCGGCTGGAGCGCACCGCGCGGCGCGTGCTGTCTGCGATCCTGTTCGGCTCGCTGCTCATCACCGGTGCAGTGCTGCGCGCGGACGATGTGGTGCTCGGCACGGTGCTGATGATCGTGTCTCTCCTGCCGCTGCTGCACGCGTTGTTCTCGGGTGGCCGCGGCCGCTGA
- a CDS encoding siderophore-interacting protein, with protein sequence MKIHRGIVCRTIPLTPVLRRVTLGGAGVTDFLSTGIGDEYVRVFFPHGDDPTDVSLPVPDGDWWASPEGAPTAPMRTYTISGVRPDVGEVDIDFVLHSAGIAGPWAAAAEPGHVIGLNSPTGLYAPPPQTSWQVLVTDLTGLPAVARIATRVAEGIRTRIVVEITDESDRIAIASGEGVEITWVLGGNGTGPSTLGRIVRSIVDERLPLDEGYVWVAGETVALRDVRKYLRKELGLPAAQFKVVCYWSPIENWDSKYAALPPEVQRELDAIWSDARDDEPEDTQLRFESRLDQLGL encoded by the coding sequence ATGAAAATCCACCGTGGCATCGTCTGCAGGACGATCCCGCTCACTCCCGTGCTCCGTCGGGTGACACTCGGCGGGGCCGGCGTCACCGACTTCCTCAGCACCGGCATCGGCGACGAGTACGTGCGGGTGTTCTTCCCGCACGGCGACGACCCGACGGATGTCTCACTGCCGGTGCCGGACGGGGACTGGTGGGCATCGCCGGAGGGAGCGCCAACAGCCCCGATGCGCACCTACACGATCAGCGGGGTGCGCCCAGACGTGGGCGAAGTCGACATCGACTTCGTGCTCCACAGCGCCGGTATCGCCGGCCCGTGGGCGGCGGCCGCTGAGCCGGGGCACGTGATCGGCCTGAACTCGCCGACCGGGCTGTACGCGCCCCCGCCGCAGACCAGCTGGCAGGTGCTCGTGACCGATCTCACCGGGCTCCCCGCTGTCGCGCGCATCGCAACACGGGTGGCCGAGGGCATCCGCACGCGCATCGTTGTCGAGATCACCGACGAGAGCGACCGGATTGCCATCGCCAGCGGCGAGGGCGTCGAGATCACGTGGGTGCTCGGCGGCAACGGCACCGGGCCGAGCACGCTGGGCCGCATCGTGCGCAGCATCGTCGACGAGCGGCTCCCGCTGGACGAGGGGTACGTCTGGGTCGCCGGGGAGACCGTGGCGCTCCGCGACGTGCGCAAATACCTGCGCAAAGAGCTGGGCTTGCCCGCCGCGCAGTTCAAGGTGGTCTGCTACTGGAGCCCGATCGAGAACTGGGATTCGAAGTACGCCGCGCTGCCGCCGGAGGTTCAGCGCGAGCTCGATGCGATCTGGTCGGACGCGCGCGACGACGAGCCTGAAGACACCCAGCTCCGTTTCGAGTCGCGCCTGGACCAGCTCGGACTCTGA
- a CDS encoding class I SAM-dependent methyltransferase → MVNYSSAYRRYGRRVTPWERYAQVSGTAVAEVFQQELEGRAEPPGRALDLGCGRGTYTPELARLGWDAVGVDAAPEAIAGAQRRGDAGIRYVIGDVTELEEAGLGRFDLFVDIGCFQGLGAEQREAMGCSVTALANPGATLLMFAFGWTRFRSMIEGVSRDEIEDALPGWEMLAAWPAPTAGLGWPMDRTSPQWYRLGLRAS, encoded by the coding sequence ATGGTGAACTATTCCTCGGCGTACCGCCGTTATGGGCGACGTGTCACCCCCTGGGAACGGTACGCGCAGGTGTCGGGCACGGCGGTTGCCGAGGTCTTCCAGCAGGAGCTGGAGGGTCGCGCCGAGCCTCCGGGCCGGGCCCTTGACCTGGGCTGCGGCCGCGGAACGTACACGCCTGAGCTGGCACGGCTGGGCTGGGATGCCGTGGGCGTCGACGCCGCGCCCGAGGCGATCGCCGGTGCGCAGCGACGTGGCGATGCCGGCATCCGCTACGTCATCGGTGATGTCACAGAACTTGAGGAGGCGGGCCTCGGCAGATTCGACCTGTTCGTCGACATCGGCTGCTTCCAGGGGTTGGGCGCCGAGCAGCGCGAGGCCATGGGGTGCAGCGTCACAGCGCTCGCGAACCCGGGCGCGACGCTGCTCATGTTCGCCTTCGGATGGACGCGGTTCCGGTCGATGATCGAGGGGGTTTCACGCGACGAGATAGAGGACGCCCTCCCCGGGTGGGAGATGCTGGCGGCCTGGCCGGCGCCGACGGCCGGCCTGGGGTGGCCGATGGACCGCACCTCCCCACAGTGGTACCGGCTGGGGCTGCGCGCCAGCTGA
- a CDS encoding ABC transporter ATP-binding protein, with protein MTASLLARDVTLGYGDTRIISDLTLEVPDKSFTIIIGPNACGKSTLLRGFARLLRPSTGTVILDGDELRSLKPKELARRLGLLPQSSIAPDGITVAELVGRGRFPHQSAMRTWSRSDERSVLDAMAATGITELSRRLVDELSGGQRQRVWVAMALAQQTEHLLLDEPTTFLDIAHQIDLLELFADLNRGGTTLVAVLHDLNHAARYASHLVAMRDGVIVAQGHPREIITAELVEAVYDLPCRVITDPVTGTPLVLPLGRRSS; from the coding sequence ATGACCGCTTCGCTTCTCGCTCGCGACGTGACCTTGGGTTACGGAGACACCCGCATCATCTCGGACCTGACACTGGAGGTGCCCGACAAATCCTTCACGATCATCATCGGGCCCAATGCCTGCGGCAAGTCGACGTTGCTGCGCGGCTTCGCGCGTCTCCTACGCCCGAGCACCGGCACCGTCATCCTTGACGGAGACGAGCTGCGCTCCCTCAAACCGAAGGAGCTCGCACGGAGGCTGGGGCTGCTTCCGCAGTCCTCGATCGCCCCGGACGGAATCACTGTCGCTGAGCTCGTCGGTCGTGGCCGCTTTCCGCACCAGAGCGCGATGCGCACCTGGAGCCGCAGCGACGAGCGCAGCGTGCTGGACGCCATGGCGGCGACGGGCATCACCGAATTGTCCCGGCGCCTCGTCGACGAGCTCTCCGGCGGCCAGCGACAACGGGTCTGGGTGGCGATGGCGCTTGCGCAGCAGACCGAGCACCTCCTGCTCGATGAGCCGACGACGTTCCTCGACATCGCCCACCAGATCGACCTGCTCGAACTCTTTGCCGATCTGAATCGCGGGGGCACCACCCTCGTCGCGGTGTTGCACGATCTGAACCATGCTGCCCGCTACGCCAGCCATCTCGTTGCAATGCGCGATGGCGTGATCGTCGCACAGGGGCACCCGCGCGAGATCATCACGGCCGAGCTCGTCGAGGCCGTCTACGACCTGCCCTGCCGAGTGATCACCGACCCTGTCACCGGCACGCCGCTGGTGCTGCCGCTCGGCCGGCGGAGCTCGTGA
- a CDS encoding ABC transporter transmembrane domain-containing protein: MTVAPRQLFSIALFAGNRGPALAAATGLLVLHALAEAAVPVLIGATIDRALLPADPGALGLWLGALIGVFLILTTSYQAASRLMVSVYGRGEQAVRQLVLSRILRPRLSAQVLSPGEALIHATSDTSRVAGIAWSIAQQCATLAGLAGAALAMLVISPTATLVVFASAITMMVVMHAVSRPLERRGLAEQAAATEAGAVAADFMSGYRVLVGMGARGEAVRRYVAASDRSRIAASAAGRSLAGYEAVSAMLAALTTSGLAALAAWFALEGQISVGELITVLGLAQFMSGSLAYAGSFPSNWAHKLASARRLAQVINADDLLAAPGSGETVARSHDVVLAFRAGAGDVEVRRGEMLGIQPADSAAARALSRFLGMRAPSERGMVSVRIDGAHRDQSDLDPVEYRRRVVALPHRHTIMSGTLREAVCGQEPSTDPQCGLVEIAALHDAIAELGGWDAQLGEAGRRLSGGQRQRIALARGLHSGAEILVLDEPTSAVDTITETQIALALARRDATTVVISSSPVLLAACDRVIELSAPESRFGHG; this comes from the coding sequence GTGACCGTCGCGCCGCGCCAGCTGTTCTCGATCGCGCTGTTCGCCGGGAACCGTGGCCCCGCCCTGGCCGCAGCGACCGGCCTGCTCGTGCTGCACGCCCTCGCGGAGGCCGCTGTCCCTGTGCTGATCGGGGCCACGATCGATCGCGCACTGCTGCCCGCGGATCCGGGGGCGCTCGGCCTCTGGCTCGGCGCCCTGATCGGGGTCTTCCTCATTCTGACGACCAGCTACCAGGCGGCGTCTCGGCTGATGGTGTCGGTCTACGGCCGCGGCGAACAGGCTGTGCGCCAACTCGTGCTCTCCCGCATCCTGCGCCCTCGGCTCTCTGCGCAGGTGCTCTCGCCGGGTGAGGCGCTCATCCATGCCACCTCCGACACCTCGCGGGTTGCCGGGATCGCCTGGTCGATTGCGCAGCAGTGCGCCACGCTGGCGGGGCTCGCCGGTGCGGCTCTGGCGATGCTGGTGATCTCGCCGACCGCCACACTCGTCGTGTTCGCCTCCGCGATCACGATGATGGTCGTCATGCACGCCGTCTCGCGGCCGTTGGAGCGTCGCGGCCTCGCCGAGCAGGCCGCGGCGACGGAGGCGGGCGCTGTCGCCGCCGACTTCATGAGCGGATACCGCGTGCTCGTCGGCATGGGAGCGCGGGGAGAGGCCGTTCGCCGCTACGTCGCCGCCAGCGACCGGTCGCGAATCGCGGCCTCCGCCGCAGGGCGATCCCTGGCCGGCTACGAGGCCGTGAGCGCCATGCTGGCCGCGCTCACCACGAGCGGGCTCGCAGCGCTCGCGGCGTGGTTCGCGCTGGAGGGCCAGATCAGCGTCGGCGAGCTCATCACGGTGCTGGGGCTGGCCCAGTTCATGAGCGGATCCCTCGCCTATGCTGGCTCCTTCCCGTCGAACTGGGCTCACAAGTTGGCCTCCGCCCGGCGGCTCGCGCAGGTGATCAACGCCGACGATCTTCTGGCCGCACCCGGCAGCGGCGAAACAGTGGCTCGCTCCCACGACGTCGTCCTCGCCTTCCGCGCCGGTGCCGGTGACGTCGAGGTTCGGCGCGGCGAGATGCTCGGCATCCAGCCAGCGGACAGCGCCGCGGCGCGAGCGCTGTCGAGGTTTCTGGGGATGCGGGCACCCTCCGAACGCGGCATGGTGAGCGTGCGTATCGATGGGGCGCATCGCGATCAGAGCGATCTCGACCCGGTGGAGTACAGACGACGCGTGGTGGCGCTGCCCCACCGTCACACCATCATGAGCGGCACACTCCGCGAAGCGGTGTGTGGCCAGGAGCCGAGCACCGACCCGCAGTGCGGGCTTGTCGAGATCGCGGCCCTGCACGACGCGATCGCCGAGCTCGGCGGGTGGGACGCCCAACTCGGCGAGGCGGGCAGGCGGCTCTCCGGAGGGCAGCGGCAACGGATCGCCCTCGCGCGAGGATTGCACTCCGGCGCGGAGATTCTGGTTCTGGACGAGCCGACGTCGGCGGTCGACACCATCACCGAGACCCAGATCGCGCTTGCTCTGGCGCGACGGGACGCGACGACCGTCGTGATCAGCTCCTCGCCGGTGCTCCTCGCGGCCTGCGACCGAGTCATCGAACTTTCCGCCCCCGAATCGAGGTTCGGGCATGGCTGA
- a CDS encoding ABC transporter ATP-binding protein — MAETSAHPLLPIATGREVRAVVGQLLRLHRRRTAAVAALFFVASALGLALPACLGRIVDAVTSDAGPLAAAAWVAGAALGALGAALVSMWGARILTGVVQDALASLRQDVFASAMRLPVGTVDDGESADLLSRVTGDVDAVAEAGGSVVPTFLSATFAIVVSVLALTALNPWLALAGIACAPFYIIGSRAFLRRSRIVFREVRAREAARSQAVLEAVEGRETLTALNEQDQALARVQSRAEESIRVQIEGVRVSNRLFRWINGGEAVGLAAILSTGFVLLASDAISVGMVTTAALVFHRLFDPVGQLIFGLDDIQRATIGLARLVGVISLAPPPTDSEEPVGVPAEQSGIELREVSFSYPTTGRGISAVTLRVEPQTTLACVGASGSGKSTLARLIAGHYAPSSGSLRLDHPRTPPYYISQELHQFRGGVADNMRLAVPDASDEQIVAALLSVGAGWAVPSLALIGAQGTATPLDEGRIQQLAVARALLADPAVVILDEATADVGLHHREAVEDAIVALRQGRTAVVIAHRLHQASTADQIAVFDDGELIQCGTHTELVARGGQYQRLWAAQLGTEQARQSEQADPGQHSQERTP; from the coding sequence ATGGCTGAGACCTCGGCACACCCGCTCCTCCCGATCGCGACGGGCAGAGAGGTGCGTGCGGTCGTTGGCCAGCTGCTGCGCCTGCATCGACGCAGAACGGCGGCCGTCGCCGCACTGTTCTTCGTGGCATCCGCCCTGGGACTCGCGCTGCCCGCGTGCCTCGGCCGGATCGTCGATGCCGTCACGTCCGACGCCGGGCCGCTGGCGGCTGCGGCCTGGGTCGCCGGTGCTGCACTCGGTGCCCTCGGCGCCGCGCTGGTGTCGATGTGGGGTGCGCGCATTTTGACGGGGGTGGTGCAAGACGCCCTCGCCAGCCTGCGCCAAGACGTGTTCGCCTCCGCCATGCGCCTGCCCGTCGGCACCGTCGATGACGGCGAGAGCGCCGACCTGCTCTCCCGCGTCACCGGCGACGTGGACGCCGTGGCCGAGGCGGGCGGAAGCGTCGTGCCGACGTTCCTGTCGGCCACCTTCGCGATCGTGGTCTCGGTGCTGGCGCTCACCGCGCTCAACCCCTGGCTTGCGCTCGCCGGGATCGCCTGCGCCCCCTTCTACATCATCGGCAGCCGGGCATTTCTGCGGCGTTCGCGGATCGTGTTCCGGGAGGTGCGCGCCCGGGAGGCGGCGCGGAGCCAGGCGGTTCTCGAAGCGGTCGAGGGCAGGGAGACCCTGACGGCGCTCAACGAGCAAGACCAGGCGCTCGCACGGGTTCAGAGCCGTGCCGAGGAATCGATTCGGGTGCAGATCGAGGGCGTTCGCGTCAGCAATCGACTCTTCCGCTGGATCAATGGGGGCGAGGCAGTCGGCCTCGCCGCGATCCTCTCGACCGGGTTCGTCCTGCTCGCGAGCGATGCCATCAGCGTCGGCATGGTCACCACGGCCGCCCTGGTCTTCCACCGCCTCTTCGACCCGGTCGGTCAGCTGATCTTCGGCCTCGACGACATCCAACGCGCGACCATCGGGCTCGCGCGCCTGGTGGGCGTCATCTCGCTCGCCCCGCCCCCGACGGACTCGGAGGAGCCCGTGGGCGTGCCCGCGGAGCAGAGCGGGATCGAGCTCCGCGAGGTCAGCTTCAGCTATCCAACGACCGGCCGCGGGATCAGCGCGGTCACGCTGCGCGTGGAGCCGCAGACCACCCTGGCGTGCGTGGGAGCATCGGGCTCGGGCAAGAGCACGTTGGCGCGGCTCATCGCGGGGCACTACGCGCCGTCGTCCGGCAGCCTGCGCCTCGACCACCCGCGCACGCCGCCCTATTACATCTCGCAGGAGCTACACCAGTTCAGGGGCGGTGTCGCCGACAACATGCGATTGGCGGTGCCCGACGCGAGCGATGAGCAGATTGTGGCGGCGCTCCTGTCGGTCGGCGCCGGCTGGGCGGTGCCGTCTCTCGCGCTGATCGGCGCACAGGGAACAGCCACGCCGCTGGACGAGGGGCGGATCCAGCAGCTGGCCGTCGCCAGAGCGTTGCTGGCCGACCCTGCCGTCGTGATTCTGGACGAAGCGACAGCCGACGTCGGGCTGCACCACCGGGAGGCGGTCGAAGACGCGATCGTGGCGCTGCGGCAGGGTCGAACCGCCGTCGTGATTGCGCACCGACTTCATCAGGCATCCACCGCAGATCAGATCGCCGTCTTCGACGACGGAGAGCTGATTCAATGCGGCACCCACACCGAGCTCGTCGCGCGTGGCGGCCAGTACCAGCGCTTGTGGGCGGCCCAGCTGGGCACAGAACAAGCGAGACAAAGCGAGCAGGCCGACCCCGGCCAGCACTCCCAAGAGAGGACCCCATGA
- a CDS encoding GNAT family N-acetyltransferase — protein sequence MPTMQPLRADHASEILAFERENRSYFAASVPDRGEAYFDAFADRHDALLAEHAAGVGAYYVLIADDGTILGRFNLVFVDADSAELGYRVAERAAGRGVASAAVREICLLAAASHGIRALRAVTADGNLASQKVLANAGFVPAGPAEPASLGGQPGTWYELELPLG from the coding sequence ATGCCCACCATGCAGCCGTTGCGCGCAGATCACGCCTCGGAAATCCTCGCCTTCGAACGGGAGAACCGCTCCTACTTCGCCGCATCGGTGCCGGACCGCGGGGAGGCCTACTTCGATGCGTTCGCCGACAGGCACGACGCGTTGCTGGCGGAGCACGCTGCCGGTGTCGGCGCCTACTACGTGCTGATCGCGGATGACGGCACGATCCTGGGGCGCTTCAACCTCGTCTTCGTCGATGCTGACAGCGCAGAGCTGGGGTACCGTGTCGCCGAGCGCGCTGCCGGCCGCGGCGTGGCCAGCGCAGCCGTGCGCGAGATCTGCCTGCTGGCGGCGGCCTCACACGGCATCCGTGCGTTGCGGGCGGTAACCGCCGACGGGAATCTCGCATCCCAGAAGGTGCTGGCGAACGCCGGTTTCGTTCCGGCAGGCCCCGCGGAGCCGGCGAGTCTCGGCGGTCAGCCGGGCACCTGGTATGAGCTCGAGCTTCCCCTCGGCTGA
- a CDS encoding FAD-dependent oxidoreductase translates to MTERLDTIVLGGGAMGSATAWALAQRGRAVTLLERFDPGHHFGASHGATRNFSLGYANTTYLDMLTEALPLWDEIEQQSGEKLFAHTGVVNHGPDRSYPGVHAALSAAGLESEFLPLEEAHERWGGIRFDSQVLYTPQGGQLNADATLPALQRLAAERGAIVRHRSRVLSIRVLGDDDVVVEVQTADGIEVLHARTLVVTAGAWTSKLLDGVIGLPRLSVTQEQPAHFAVADTEAVWPGFNHRFTPGDPGYDYWCSAIYGMLTPGEGVKAGWHAVGPLTDPDARTFTPEPGQLAALQRYARDWLPGVDADSLVDVSCTYTLTADENFVLDRIGPIVVGAGFSGHGFKFVPVVGRILADLVTGDGAAPALFAANRTTAGSLFKITG, encoded by the coding sequence ATGACGGAACGACTCGACACGATCGTGCTCGGCGGCGGCGCGATGGGATCGGCGACGGCCTGGGCGCTCGCCCAGCGCGGCCGCGCCGTGACCCTGCTCGAGCGTTTCGATCCCGGGCACCACTTCGGCGCATCGCACGGGGCCACTCGCAACTTCAGCCTCGGCTACGCGAACACCACCTACCTCGACATGCTCACCGAGGCGCTCCCGCTCTGGGACGAGATCGAACAGCAGAGTGGCGAGAAGCTCTTCGCCCACACCGGCGTCGTGAACCACGGCCCCGACCGGAGCTACCCCGGCGTGCACGCGGCACTCAGCGCGGCCGGGCTCGAGTCGGAGTTCCTGCCGCTGGAGGAGGCGCACGAGCGGTGGGGCGGCATCCGTTTCGACAGCCAGGTGCTGTACACACCGCAAGGCGGCCAGCTCAACGCGGATGCCACGCTCCCCGCGCTGCAGCGGCTCGCGGCCGAGCGGGGCGCGATCGTGCGCCACCGCAGCCGGGTGCTGTCGATCCGCGTGCTGGGCGATGACGATGTCGTCGTGGAGGTGCAGACGGCCGACGGCATCGAGGTGCTGCACGCGCGCACCCTCGTCGTCACCGCGGGCGCCTGGACAAGCAAACTGCTCGACGGCGTCATTGGCCTGCCGCGTCTCAGCGTCACCCAGGAGCAGCCGGCCCACTTCGCAGTGGCCGACACCGAGGCGGTCTGGCCCGGCTTCAACCACCGCTTCACGCCCGGCGACCCCGGTTACGACTACTGGTGCTCTGCGATCTACGGCATGCTCACCCCCGGCGAGGGCGTGAAGGCCGGCTGGCACGCCGTCGGGCCGCTGACCGACCCGGATGCCCGGACGTTCACGCCGGAACCCGGCCAACTCGCCGCCCTGCAGCGCTACGCGCGGGACTGGCTGCCCGGCGTCGACGCCGACTCGCTCGTCGACGTCAGCTGCACCTACACGCTGACCGCCGACGAGAACTTCGTGCTCGACCGGATCGGGCCCATCGTCGTCGGGGCGGGCTTCTCTGGCCACGGCTTCAAGTTCGTGCCGGTTGTCGGGCGCATCCTGGCCGATCTGGTGACGGGCGATGGCGCGGCGCCCGCCCTGTTCGCGGCGAACCGCACGACGGCGGGCTCGCTCTTCAAGATCACGGGTTAG
- a CDS encoding AAA family ATPase: protein MLSAADALPHRPRRVAVAGVSGTGKTTLAARIAVVTGGTHTEIDALFHGPDWVPRPEFLDDVLTFTATESWTTEWQYDAARPILSERADLLVWLDLPFARVTLPRVVRRTITRRARREPLWNGNVEPPLWTIFTDPEHIIRWAISTRRRYRQSIPELEGLHPQLVIVRLRSQREAEHWLATILPDAVHAGDGRPAPAPR, encoded by the coding sequence ATGCTCTCCGCGGCCGACGCCCTCCCCCATCGCCCCCGCCGAGTCGCCGTGGCAGGGGTCTCCGGCACGGGAAAGACGACGCTCGCCGCGCGCATCGCCGTCGTCACCGGCGGCACGCACACCGAGATCGACGCCCTCTTCCACGGCCCCGACTGGGTGCCCCGGCCCGAGTTCCTTGACGACGTCCTCACCTTCACGGCGACGGAGTCCTGGACGACCGAGTGGCAGTACGACGCCGCCCGCCCGATCCTGAGCGAGCGCGCCGACCTGCTCGTCTGGCTCGACCTCCCGTTCGCACGGGTGACGCTTCCCCGTGTCGTGCGCCGCACGATCACGCGACGGGCACGGCGCGAACCGCTGTGGAACGGCAACGTCGAACCGCCGCTGTGGACGATCTTCACCGATCCGGAGCACATCATCCGCTGGGCGATCTCGACCAGGCGAAGATATCGCCAGAGCATTCCCGAACTCGAGGGCTTGCACCCGCAGCTGGTGATCGTGCGGCTGCGCTCGCAACGCGAAGCCGAGCACTGGCTGGCGACGATTCTGCCGGATGCCGTCCATGCCGGGGACGGGCGGCCGGCGCCCGCGCCCCGCTGA